In Gimesia benthica, a single window of DNA contains:
- a CDS encoding PSD1 and planctomycete cytochrome C domain-containing protein — MTKQNQIQTASIVTIAVLLLLCSSLSAAEPAPSRDQQLEFFELHIRPVLIDKCADCHTGDADAESPLALQSRADLLKGGDFGPAIVPGKPQASLLFQSIQRTHKELKMPPDEEDKLNAETLGHFKRWIEWGAPWPEEKTKARPTTTDTKSAEKLTTSHWCFLPRKEVTPPEIDDPHWSNTAIDRFIYARLQTEQLTPVPLADRRTMIRRATFDLTGLPPTPQEITDFLNDPAADETAFATVVDRLLASPAYGERWGRHWLDVARYADTQGDVGDFPIPGAYLYRNWVIDALNADLPYDQFLTAQLAGDILSQQESDPARARQLKIATGFIALSRRFGNTRFEDQHLTIDDTIDTIGRGLMGVTLKCARCHDHKFDPMLATDYYGLYGIFESTLYPSMGASNQPSPTQLVSAENTPGSQQKINDYWKLLSHYQHQIRNHFRPWLKPTLKEYKQVAAKIEQAKQAGKPFDKLEARRQKLLAMHKGKFRELMLHGLPWLKQEKARLVKQPPVEMLYAVIDGKPHHSRLHRRGDPENQGDVVPRQFISVISKSKPSLDKQHSGRLELARWLTDPEHPLTARVMVNRLWYHHFGQGLVKTVDNFGVLGEAPSHPELLDYLASQLIAHQWSLKALHRQIMLTRVYRLDSRDQPENSRRDPDNVYLWKHTRRRLDAESIRDAMLFVSGELDREQGGPHPFIPWHKKGYSLNGPFHEVYETNKRSVYLMTQRLYKHPFLGRFNGPETNETSGSRHSSHLPTQALYLLNAPLVPRQAAALAQRIEQTYSTPAEQVELAWQLVYGRSPTKSEQADALEFLKAYQAQLAAEQTQDSATEVPSAWTGLAKVLLTSNEFFFID, encoded by the coding sequence ATGACGAAACAGAATCAAATTCAAACTGCCAGTATCGTGACCATAGCAGTCTTACTCCTGCTTTGCAGCTCGCTCTCCGCAGCGGAACCGGCCCCCTCCCGCGACCAGCAGCTTGAATTCTTCGAACTGCATATCCGCCCGGTCCTGATCGATAAATGTGCCGACTGCCACACTGGTGATGCAGATGCGGAAAGCCCGCTCGCCCTGCAGTCCCGCGCCGATCTGCTCAAAGGGGGCGACTTCGGCCCTGCCATCGTCCCCGGCAAACCACAGGCCAGTCTGCTCTTTCAATCCATACAGCGCACCCACAAAGAACTGAAAATGCCCCCGGATGAGGAAGATAAGCTCAATGCCGAAACACTGGGGCACTTCAAACGCTGGATTGAATGGGGCGCTCCCTGGCCTGAAGAAAAAACGAAAGCACGCCCCACCACCACAGACACAAAGTCAGCCGAAAAACTGACCACCAGCCACTGGTGCTTCCTGCCCCGCAAAGAAGTCACACCACCGGAAATTGACGATCCCCACTGGTCCAACACCGCCATCGATCGTTTCATCTATGCCCGCCTGCAAACAGAACAACTGACGCCCGTGCCCCTGGCCGACCGCAGAACAATGATCCGCCGGGCCACCTTCGACCTCACGGGCCTGCCCCCGACGCCACAGGAAATCACAGACTTCCTCAACGATCCCGCTGCAGACGAAACCGCGTTCGCTACCGTCGTCGATCGACTGCTCGCCTCTCCCGCTTACGGGGAACGCTGGGGCCGCCACTGGCTGGATGTCGCCCGTTACGCAGACACCCAGGGAGACGTCGGCGATTTTCCGATCCCCGGTGCCTACCTCTACCGCAACTGGGTCATCGACGCTCTCAATGCCGATCTCCCCTACGATCAGTTTCTCACCGCCCAGCTCGCCGGCGACATTCTCTCCCAACAGGAATCCGATCCGGCCCGGGCTCGACAACTCAAAATCGCCACCGGCTTCATCGCCCTCTCCCGCCGGTTCGGCAACACCCGTTTTGAAGATCAGCACCTCACCATCGACGACACCATCGATACCATCGGTCGCGGCCTCATGGGCGTCACGCTCAAATGTGCCCGCTGTCACGATCATAAATTCGATCCGATGCTCGCCACCGACTACTACGGACTCTACGGCATCTTCGAAAGCACCCTCTACCCAAGCATGGGCGCCTCGAATCAGCCCTCTCCCACGCAACTGGTCTCCGCAGAAAACACACCCGGTTCACAACAGAAAATCAACGACTACTGGAAACTGCTCAGCCACTATCAGCACCAGATCCGTAATCACTTCCGCCCCTGGCTCAAACCGACTCTCAAGGAATATAAACAGGTCGCCGCAAAAATCGAACAGGCGAAACAGGCTGGCAAACCATTCGACAAACTGGAAGCCCGTCGGCAGAAACTCCTCGCTATGCATAAGGGTAAGTTCCGCGAACTGATGCTGCACGGCCTCCCCTGGCTTAAACAGGAAAAAGCCCGCCTGGTCAAGCAGCCCCCCGTGGAGATGCTCTACGCCGTCATCGACGGCAAACCGCATCACAGCCGTCTGCACCGCCGCGGAGATCCGGAGAACCAGGGGGATGTCGTCCCCCGCCAGTTCATCAGCGTCATCTCGAAATCAAAACCATCTCTCGACAAACAGCACTCGGGACGACTCGAACTGGCCCGCTGGCTGACCGATCCGGAACACCCCCTCACCGCCCGCGTGATGGTCAACCGGCTCTGGTATCATCACTTTGGACAGGGACTTGTCAAAACCGTCGATAATTTCGGCGTCCTGGGTGAAGCCCCCTCCCATCCAGAGCTGCTCGATTACCTGGCCAGTCAACTGATCGCACACCAGTGGTCACTCAAAGCCCTGCATCGACAGATCATGCTGACCCGCGTCTATCGCCTCGACAGCCGGGACCAGCCAGAAAACAGCCGCCGCGATCCAGACAACGTCTACCTCTGGAAACACACCCGCCGCCGCCTCGACGCCGAATCCATCCGCGATGCCATGCTCTTCGTCTCCGGCGAACTCGACCGCGAACAGGGCGGCCCGCACCCGTTCATTCCCTGGCATAAAAAAGGCTACAGCCTCAACGGTCCCTTCCACGAAGTGTACGAGACCAACAAACGCAGCGTCTACCTGATGACGCAGCGGCTCTATAAGCATCCCTTCCTGGGTCGCTTTAACGGTCCCGAAACCAACGAAACCTCGGGCAGTCGGCACAGCTCGCATCTGCCCACCCAGGCACTCTACCTGTTGAATGCCCCCTTAGTGCCCCGGCAGGCAGCCGCCCTGGCACAGCGTATCGAACAGACATATTCGACCCCCGCAGAACAGGTGGAACTCGCCTGGCAGTTGGTCTACGGTCGCAGCCCCACCAAATCCGAACAGGCAGACGCCCTTGAGTTTCTCAAAGCGTACCAGGCACAACTGGCAGCAGAACAAACACAGGATTCAGCAACAGAGGTCCCTTCCGCCTGGACCGGACTGGCCAAAGTTCTGCTCACCAGTAACGAGTTCTTTTTTATTGACTGA
- a CDS encoding DUF1501 domain-containing protein, with translation MSDSALISRRQLLQAGLGTSAGLWLPCVLPAELAAPHHRPRAKHVIMLYMSGGYSHVDTFDPKPELTKRHDQSIGNENKAAVSGQPKVERYLKAPLWKFRPNRECGTEVSDLFPEIRKQMHEVALIRSMNCDHRDHGEATLQLHTGSTTAAMPGMGAWLSYGLKSFNPNLPSHVVISEHRPYNGPQLWDANFLPAVNTGVRVMPGNDPIPYLKSPTSHSRQQLELSLLRKLNQRHLDRRDHDSELIGRMCTFKAASGLQRQAPEALDLSRESKSTLKLYGAEQGDQASYAAQCIMARRLIERGVRFVEIIDAVGACRDNWDAAHRDMASHEKYARRVDQPIAALITDLKQRGLFEDTLLVFCTEFGRSPWAQDGKGTKSRTHHPNAFSCWLAGGNVRGGVIHGESDDIGNYVVKDLVHIHDFHATILHIMGLDHEQLTYRHAGRDFRLTDVHGHVVKQILHS, from the coding sequence ATGTCCGATTCTGCATTGATCTCACGACGACAGCTTCTGCAAGCCGGCCTGGGGACCTCCGCAGGCCTCTGGCTTCCCTGCGTATTGCCTGCCGAACTCGCGGCCCCGCATCATCGGCCCCGCGCCAAACACGTAATCATGCTCTACATGTCCGGAGGCTACTCGCACGTCGACACCTTCGACCCCAAACCCGAACTTACCAAACGGCACGACCAGTCGATCGGCAACGAAAACAAAGCCGCCGTCTCCGGTCAGCCCAAAGTCGAACGCTATCTCAAAGCCCCGCTCTGGAAATTCCGCCCCAACCGGGAGTGTGGCACCGAAGTCAGCGACCTCTTCCCCGAGATCCGCAAACAGATGCACGAAGTTGCGTTGATCCGCTCCATGAACTGCGATCACCGCGACCACGGCGAAGCCACCCTGCAGCTGCATACCGGCAGCACCACCGCAGCCATGCCCGGCATGGGAGCCTGGCTGAGTTACGGCTTGAAATCATTCAACCCGAACCTCCCGTCACACGTCGTCATCTCCGAACATCGCCCCTATAATGGACCCCAGTTGTGGGATGCCAACTTCCTCCCCGCAGTCAACACCGGCGTCCGCGTTATGCCTGGCAACGATCCGATTCCCTATCTCAAATCTCCTACGTCGCATTCCCGCCAGCAGCTCGAACTCTCGTTGTTACGGAAACTGAATCAGCGACACTTGGATCGCCGCGATCACGATTCCGAACTCATCGGTCGCATGTGTACCTTCAAAGCCGCCTCCGGTCTCCAGCGTCAGGCCCCCGAAGCACTCGACCTCTCCCGGGAATCCAAGTCAACACTCAAACTCTACGGCGCCGAACAGGGAGACCAGGCCAGCTACGCGGCCCAGTGCATCATGGCCCGCCGCCTGATCGAACGAGGCGTCCGCTTTGTCGAAATCATCGACGCCGTCGGTGCCTGCCGGGACAACTGGGATGCCGCGCACCGCGACATGGCCTCGCATGAAAAATACGCCCGCCGCGTCGATCAGCCCATCGCCGCCCTGATCACCGACCTCAAACAGCGGGGCCTGTTCGAAGATACCCTGCTCGTCTTCTGCACCGAATTCGGCCGTTCCCCCTGGGCCCAGGATGGCAAAGGAACCAAATCCCGCACGCATCACCCCAACGCATTCTCCTGCTGGCTGGCCGGCGGAAATGTGCGTGGCGGTGTGATTCACGGCGAATCCGACGACATCGGCAACTACGTGGTCAAAGACCTGGTCCACATCCATGACTTCCATGCCACCATCCTGCACATCATGGGACTCGACCACGAACAACTCACTTACCGCCACGCAGGACGGGACTTCCGTCTCACCGACGTGCACGGACACGTCGTCAAGCAGATACTCCACTCTTGA
- a CDS encoding alpha/beta hydrolase has product MRRWALLSLFVAGMICGLVSAVEAREPDAVIDIWPGLAPGETTKNTGEKLPRRENENPPATRVKNITRPQLFLYQPPAGKRNGSAVLIFPGGGYNYVVADKEGSETAQWLNSMGITAFVVHYRTKPGKTPPERANEKLPPYSERPLQDGQRALSLVRERAKEWGLKPDRIGVIGFSAGGQAAALVTSRFDKRAYPAQDATDQVSCRPDFSLLIYPWRLMDDKTGKLNEVFTVSKKTPPVFMAHAHDDHATPLSSILYYTALKNNGVGAELHIYETGGHGYGMRPVADSNVDSWTDRAADWLRLRKLAVPERD; this is encoded by the coding sequence ATGAGGCGGTGGGCGCTGCTGTCATTATTTGTTGCAGGCATGATTTGTGGGCTGGTGAGCGCTGTTGAGGCACGCGAGCCGGATGCGGTGATTGATATCTGGCCCGGGCTGGCGCCGGGTGAAACGACAAAGAACACCGGGGAAAAATTGCCGCGACGGGAGAATGAAAATCCGCCAGCAACCCGCGTTAAAAATATTACGCGACCGCAGCTGTTTCTCTATCAGCCACCAGCGGGCAAACGGAACGGGTCGGCAGTACTGATCTTTCCCGGAGGAGGCTATAACTACGTGGTCGCTGACAAAGAGGGTTCAGAGACAGCCCAGTGGTTGAATTCGATGGGGATCACGGCGTTCGTGGTGCACTATCGAACCAAGCCTGGCAAGACTCCCCCCGAGCGGGCGAACGAAAAACTGCCGCCTTATTCCGAACGTCCCCTGCAAGACGGGCAGCGGGCATTGAGCCTGGTGCGTGAGCGGGCCAAAGAGTGGGGGCTGAAACCGGACCGGATCGGCGTGATCGGTTTTTCGGCAGGGGGGCAGGCCGCGGCACTGGTGACGTCCCGATTTGACAAACGGGCGTATCCGGCACAGGATGCGACCGACCAGGTTTCATGCCGGCCGGACTTCAGCCTGCTGATTTATCCCTGGCGGCTGATGGACGACAAGACCGGGAAACTGAATGAAGTTTTCACGGTTTCGAAAAAAACACCACCGGTCTTCATGGCACATGCACATGACGACCACGCGACGCCGCTGAGCAGCATTCTGTATTATACGGCTCTCAAAAATAACGGCGTCGGGGCCGAACTGCACATCTATGAGACGGGTGGTCACGGCTACGGGATGCGTCCGGTGGCCGATTCAAATGTTGATAGCTGGACCGACCGCGCCGCAGACTGGCTGCGGCTGCGGAAGCTGGCTGTGCCGGAGCGCGATTAA
- a CDS encoding DUF1501 domain-containing protein, which yields MNEPLEESALEVSRRYFLGQGAGVGLGAMALGLLEATRSQAAEKAPAIGLPDLPHKPPKAKNVIFLTQSGGPSQIELFDYKPNLMKWAGKELPESVRGGQRLTTMTANQKQLIMPSRTKFKRYGESGATLGEWLPFHGEVADELCFIKSMNTDQINHAPAMTKFLTGHQLPGRPSIGAWSSYGLGSENRNLPDYLVLISKMKRPSDQPLYDHYWGSGFLPSRYQGVKLRNAKEPVLYLRDPDGMPRPIRRGMLDGIAELNQMRLEQTGDPEIETRIRQYEMAWRMQSSIPELNDLSDEPESTFELYGPDSRRPGSYAANCVLARRLIERGVRFVQLFHPDWDHHSRLGSWCVARCRDTDQASAALVKDLKQRGLLDETLVIWGGEFGRGVAGQGKWNSPEGGRDHHPRCFTTWLAGGGVKPGMTYGMTDEFSYNVAENPVHVRDLHATVLHLLGIDHERFTYRHQGLDFKLTGVEPSRIVEEILV from the coding sequence ATGAATGAGCCACTGGAAGAGTCGGCACTGGAAGTCTCCCGCCGCTATTTTCTGGGGCAGGGCGCAGGCGTTGGCCTGGGCGCGATGGCACTGGGACTGCTGGAAGCGACTCGCAGTCAAGCGGCTGAGAAAGCACCAGCGATTGGTCTGCCCGATCTGCCGCACAAGCCACCCAAAGCGAAGAACGTGATCTTCTTGACGCAGTCGGGGGGACCGTCGCAGATTGAGCTGTTCGACTATAAGCCCAACCTGATGAAGTGGGCGGGGAAGGAACTGCCCGAAAGCGTACGGGGCGGACAGCGTCTGACGACGATGACCGCTAATCAGAAGCAGCTGATTATGCCTTCGCGGACGAAGTTCAAACGCTATGGCGAGAGCGGGGCGACTCTGGGCGAGTGGCTGCCTTTTCATGGCGAAGTCGCGGACGAGCTCTGCTTCATCAAGTCGATGAACACCGATCAGATCAATCATGCCCCCGCGATGACGAAGTTTCTGACCGGGCATCAGCTGCCGGGGCGACCATCGATTGGAGCCTGGTCGAGTTATGGACTGGGGAGCGAGAACCGGAATCTGCCTGACTACCTGGTGTTGATCTCCAAGATGAAGCGGCCCAGCGATCAGCCGTTGTATGATCATTACTGGGGCAGCGGTTTTCTGCCGTCCCGTTACCAGGGAGTGAAGCTGCGAAACGCGAAAGAGCCGGTATTGTATCTGCGCGATCCGGACGGGATGCCGCGGCCGATCCGACGGGGGATGCTGGACGGCATTGCGGAACTGAATCAGATGCGGCTCGAGCAGACCGGGGATCCCGAAATTGAAACCCGGATCCGGCAATACGAAATGGCGTGGCGGATGCAGTCGAGTATTCCCGAGCTGAATGATTTAAGCGACGAGCCGGAATCGACGTTTGAGTTGTATGGTCCCGATTCACGTCGGCCCGGCAGTTACGCGGCCAACTGCGTGCTGGCACGGCGGTTGATCGAGCGGGGCGTGCGGTTCGTGCAGCTGTTTCACCCGGACTGGGATCATCACAGCCGCCTCGGTTCCTGGTGCGTGGCCCGTTGTCGCGATACCGACCAGGCGAGTGCTGCCTTGGTAAAAGATCTCAAGCAGCGCGGTCTGCTGGATGAGACCCTGGTGATCTGGGGTGGAGAGTTCGGCCGCGGAGTGGCGGGGCAGGGTAAATGGAACAGTCCTGAAGGGGGCCGCGACCATCATCCGCGGTGCTTCACGACCTGGCTGGCCGGGGGCGGAGTCAAGCCGGGGATGACCTATGGCATGACCGATGAATTCAGTTACAACGTGGCCGAGAACCCGGTGCATGTCCGCGACCTGCATGCGACCGTACTGCATCTGCTGGGCATTGATCACGAGCGATTTACGTATCGACATCAGGGACTTGATTTTAAACTTACGGGCGTCGAACCGTCCAGAATTGTTGAGGAGATACTGGTATGA
- a CDS encoding PSD1 and planctomycete cytochrome C domain-containing protein, with the protein MNFSRDVLPILSDRCFHCHGPDPTHREAGLRLDLREAAIEDRDGTTAVVPGKPEQSELLARISTDDSDLLMPPVDSHRKPLTKSQIETIRKWIVQGAQWGRHWSFEPPAKVNFNAKETKQHPVDVLVQRKLAAEGLSLSPAAAKRTLIRRVSFDLTGLPPTPAEVDAFVNDDSPEAYAKLVDRLLKSKHYGERMAMWWLDLARYSDTDGFQQDATRTNWPWRDWVVQSFNENKPFDQFTVEQFAGDLLPKSSPEQQLATCFHRNHMTNGEGGRDPEESRIDYVIDRVNTTGTVWLGLTLGCCQCHSHKFDPISQADYYSLFAFFNSIDEDGKAGSRAKPYLKYKSPLVERAIKEAEQVVQDRKPLEAAARKQAEAEFEPWLAEQIQRVKQQDFQSWYQPEITGLSSVEGTVLKQEAEGVIQTSGPVLRQDDYRLIASTKLPRITGLRLEVFPHASHTDGKLSRGKTGEFILTDVKLQVRREGSSQLRDIEIASAVADVEKSAKGRNYGKIKDTLDDDPRNGWTTETYSARQQHTAVFALAEPLVLEPGEELIFVMLHRSTEGDANIGRFRLLLTDQPGQAVRSLDPMPLEALAKAKVKEPGQLDPKLRKRLLEQFLVDHADYQRRKAELDRANAQLAQVKKAAGELSVMVLAERKEPRKTYVLERGVWDKHGKEVSRSVPEAILPLPAEKTKDRLDLAQWLVAEQNPLTARVVVNHLWQLCFGTGLVRTPGDFGLQGEPPTHPELLDWLAVELMEHDWDLQHILKLIVTSRTYQQQSDVTPELLARDPENRLLARGARFRLPSWMIHDAALQASGLLNPAQGGPPVMPYQPPGVWAEMFMGRFTYEPSQGAAQYRRSLYAFWRRSSAPTFLFDSAQRRVCEVQPRRTNTPLQALTLLNDVTILESSRELARTAIQQEQKPPDRINFIAQRILSRELTAREQTVLAREYEQSRDYYQSHPEAALQLLDVGQPPAKSKVAPDELASWMVVASMIFNLDEAITHE; encoded by the coding sequence GTGAATTTCAGCCGTGATGTGCTGCCGATCCTTTCGGATCGTTGTTTTCACTGTCATGGTCCCGATCCCACACATCGCGAAGCCGGTCTCAGGCTGGATCTCCGTGAAGCGGCAATCGAAGATCGGGACGGTACGACTGCGGTCGTTCCCGGGAAGCCGGAGCAGAGCGAGTTACTGGCACGGATCAGTACTGATGACAGTGACCTGCTGATGCCGCCTGTGGACTCACACCGCAAACCGTTGACGAAGTCACAGATCGAGACGATCCGCAAGTGGATTGTACAGGGGGCACAGTGGGGACGGCACTGGTCGTTTGAGCCGCCCGCGAAGGTGAATTTCAACGCGAAAGAAACAAAGCAGCATCCGGTTGATGTGCTGGTACAGCGGAAGCTGGCTGCTGAAGGGCTGTCGCTCTCCCCGGCTGCTGCCAAGCGAACCCTGATCCGCCGGGTCTCCTTCGATCTGACGGGGCTGCCTCCCACGCCGGCTGAAGTCGACGCGTTTGTGAATGATGATTCGCCGGAAGCGTATGCGAAGCTGGTAGACCGTCTGCTGAAATCAAAACATTACGGCGAGCGGATGGCGATGTGGTGGCTGGATCTGGCCCGCTATTCGGATACGGACGGGTTTCAACAGGATGCGACCCGCACAAACTGGCCCTGGCGGGACTGGGTGGTGCAGTCGTTCAATGAGAACAAGCCCTTCGATCAGTTTACAGTCGAGCAGTTTGCCGGCGATCTGCTGCCGAAGTCGAGTCCCGAGCAGCAACTGGCGACCTGCTTCCATCGGAATCACATGACCAATGGTGAAGGGGGCCGCGATCCGGAAGAGTCGCGAATCGATTATGTCATCGACCGGGTGAATACAACGGGGACCGTCTGGCTGGGGCTGACGCTGGGTTGCTGCCAGTGTCATTCGCACAAATTCGATCCCATTTCGCAGGCCGATTATTACAGCCTGTTTGCCTTCTTCAACAGTATTGACGAGGACGGCAAAGCGGGGAGCCGGGCAAAGCCTTATCTGAAGTATAAATCACCGCTGGTGGAGCGGGCGATTAAAGAGGCGGAGCAGGTCGTGCAGGACCGGAAGCCGCTGGAAGCCGCAGCCCGCAAACAGGCGGAAGCGGAATTCGAACCGTGGCTGGCGGAGCAGATCCAAAGAGTCAAACAACAGGATTTTCAGTCCTGGTATCAGCCAGAGATTACCGGGCTGAGTTCGGTGGAAGGGACGGTGTTGAAACAGGAAGCCGAGGGGGTTATCCAGACGAGTGGGCCTGTCCTGCGCCAGGATGACTATCGGCTGATTGCTTCGACCAAGCTGCCACGGATTACCGGACTGCGGCTGGAAGTCTTTCCGCATGCATCGCACACGGATGGAAAATTATCACGGGGAAAAACCGGTGAATTCATTCTGACCGATGTCAAGCTGCAGGTGCGTCGCGAGGGGAGTTCCCAGTTACGCGACATCGAAATAGCCTCTGCGGTGGCGGATGTCGAAAAGTCAGCCAAAGGTCGCAACTACGGCAAAATCAAAGACACGCTGGATGACGATCCCCGTAACGGCTGGACGACCGAGACGTACTCGGCCCGCCAGCAGCATACGGCGGTGTTTGCACTGGCGGAACCACTGGTGCTGGAGCCGGGGGAAGAACTGATCTTTGTGATGCTGCATCGCTCCACCGAGGGGGATGCGAACATCGGCCGGTTCCGACTGCTGCTGACCGATCAGCCGGGGCAGGCGGTGCGGTCACTCGATCCGATGCCGCTGGAGGCACTGGCCAAGGCGAAAGTGAAAGAGCCGGGCCAACTGGATCCGAAATTGAGAAAGCGTCTGCTGGAACAGTTCCTGGTGGACCATGCCGACTACCAGAGAAGGAAGGCGGAACTGGACCGGGCGAACGCCCAGTTGGCGCAGGTTAAAAAAGCGGCCGGGGAACTGTCGGTGATGGTACTGGCCGAACGCAAAGAACCGCGGAAGACGTATGTGCTGGAGCGGGGCGTCTGGGACAAGCATGGTAAAGAAGTTTCCCGCTCGGTGCCGGAAGCGATCCTGCCGCTGCCTGCTGAGAAAACGAAAGACCGGCTGGACCTGGCACAGTGGCTGGTGGCAGAACAGAACCCGTTGACCGCGCGGGTGGTGGTGAACCATCTCTGGCAGCTCTGTTTTGGCACCGGACTGGTACGGACGCCGGGCGACTTTGGTCTGCAGGGAGAGCCACCTACACACCCGGAACTGCTGGACTGGCTGGCCGTGGAGTTAATGGAACATGACTGGGATCTGCAACACATTCTGAAACTGATCGTCACCAGCCGGACGTATCAGCAGCAAAGCGACGTCACTCCCGAGCTGCTGGCCCGCGATCCGGAGAACCGCTTGCTGGCCCGCGGAGCCCGTTTCCGTCTGCCCAGCTGGATGATTCACGATGCGGCCCTGCAGGCCAGTGGACTACTCAACCCGGCACAAGGAGGACCGCCGGTGATGCCTTACCAGCCGCCGGGGGTCTGGGCCGAGATGTTCATGGGACGCTTTACGTATGAACCGAGCCAGGGAGCGGCGCAGTACCGCAGGAGCCTGTATGCGTTCTGGCGGCGTTCGAGTGCGCCGACGTTTCTGTTTGACAGTGCCCAGCGGCGGGTCTGCGAAGTGCAGCCGCGGCGGACGAACACTCCGCTGCAGGCGCTGACCCTGTTGAACGACGTGACGATTCTGGAATCTTCACGTGAGTTGGCACGGACAGCGATTCAGCAGGAGCAGAAGCCGCCTGATCGCATCAATTTCATCGCACAGCGGATTCTGTCCCGAGAATTAACTGCGCGGGAGCAGACGGTGCTGGCCCGCGAGTACGAGCAGTCACGCGATTATTATCAGAGTCACCCTGAGGCCGCGCTGCAACTGCTCGATGTAGGTCAGCCCCCAGCAAAAAGCAAGGTTGCACCCGATGAGCTGGCGTCCTGGATGGTGGTTGCGAGTATGATCTTTAACCTGGACGAGGCGATTACCCATGAATGA
- a CDS encoding DUF1559 domain-containing protein: MGTHLRRKAFTLIELLVVIAIIAILIALLLPAVQQAREAARRSQCKNNLKQLGLAFHNYHDTFSCLPNGSHPTPTYPGGGYHMGWAPKIFPYIDEATRLHAMEAFSPNPISELAPWRIDAAPHNGRNEIWGPIPVFACPSSALGNRSPDIVNSTLPWIVSHGALHYRACAGRVEDVTNPSDSNNYRWANTGLIFPQSKTRFRDVIDGTTNTILLGESSSSYGWSSSMKAGWGGIQPWTWGMYWYTDTRRLMLDSKNIQFPINYRGSFGTNHTPFTSYHVGGAHFLMGDGSVHFISENIDLALFKGLGTKANGEVLGEW; this comes from the coding sequence ATGGGCACCCACTTAAGACGCAAAGCATTCACATTAATTGAACTACTGGTCGTCATCGCAATTATCGCCATTTTGATTGCTTTACTCTTACCAGCTGTTCAGCAGGCACGGGAAGCGGCTCGCAGATCTCAGTGCAAAAACAATCTCAAGCAACTGGGATTGGCCTTCCACAACTACCATGACACCTTCAGCTGCTTACCCAATGGCAGCCATCCCACTCCCACCTATCCGGGCGGTGGTTACCATATGGGCTGGGCTCCTAAAATTTTCCCCTACATTGATGAGGCAACCCGGCTGCACGCCATGGAAGCCTTCTCCCCCAACCCGATCAGTGAGCTCGCTCCCTGGCGAATCGATGCCGCACCGCACAATGGCCGGAACGAAATCTGGGGACCCATTCCCGTTTTTGCCTGCCCTTCATCCGCGTTAGGAAATCGATCTCCCGATATCGTGAATTCAACCCTTCCCTGGATTGTCAGTCATGGAGCACTCCACTATCGCGCCTGTGCCGGTCGTGTTGAAGATGTCACCAACCCTTCGGACTCGAATAACTACCGCTGGGCCAACACCGGTCTGATTTTCCCACAGAGCAAAACCAGATTCCGCGATGTCATAGACGGGACAACCAACACAATTCTGCTTGGGGAATCGTCGTCTTCTTACGGCTGGTCCTCTTCGATGAAAGCCGGCTGGGGCGGAATTCAACCCTGGACCTGGGGCATGTACTGGTACACCGACACCAGACGTCTGATGCTGGACAGTAAAAACATTCAGTTCCCGATTAACTATCGTGGAAGTTTTGGCACGAACCACACCCCTTTCACCAGCTACCACGTTGGCGGAGCACACTTTCTGATGGGTGACGGCTCTGTCCACTTCATCAGTGAGAATATCGATCTCGCACTGTTCAAAGGACTAGGCACCAAAGCCAATGGTGAAGTCCTGGGTGAATGGTGA